The genomic segment GGGCGGAAACCTGCGGGGCGTCACAGCCGTAGTCCTCGGCGAACTGGTCCGAGAAGCGCGTGAAGAGCGTCAGGATGTCCTCGCCCCGCTGGCGCAGCGGTGGCACGGTGATGCGCAGGCTGGCGAGGCGATAGAACAGGTCGGGCCGCAGCGCGTCTTCACAGGTACGGTCCTGTTCCTGAAGGTTGCAGATGGCCACGATCCGGGTTTCCGGCGGCGCGCCCTCGTCGTTGATGAAGGTAAGAAGCTTGGCCTGAGCCGCATCGCTCAGCGACTCGATATCCTCCAGCACCAGCGTGCCGCCGCGGGCCTCTTCGACGGCGGGCAGTTGGTTGTCCTCGGGGTTCATCGGCCCGAAGAGCCGCTTGACCAGCGCGTCCTCTTCCAGCGCCGCACAGGAGATCAGCACGAATTTCTTGCCGGCGCGCGCCCCCACCGCGTGCAGGGCATGCGCCACCAGCGTCTTGCCGGTGCCGGTCTCGCCCTCGATCAGCACGTGGTTGTCGGCCTGGCCGAGGTCGAGAATGTCTTCCTTCAGCCGCTCCATCACAGGGCTCTGGCCGATCAGCTTCTTCATCAGCTGGCCGCCATCCGACAACTCGCGGCGCAGGGCGCGCGAGTCGAGCGTCATTCGCCGGGCGTTGGCGGCCTTCTTGGCCAGCTCGTTCATACGGTCGGGGTTGAACGGCTTCTCGAGGAAATCGAACGCCCCGATGCGCATCGCTTCGACCGCCATCGGTACGTCGCCGTGCCCGGTGATCATGATCACGGGAAGGCTCGAATCCGTGCCCATCAGCTTTTTCAGGAACTGCATCCCGTCCATGCCGGGCATCTTGATATCGGTCACCACGATCCCCGGGTAATCGGGGCCGAGGACCTTCAGCGCCTCCTCGGCCGACGGAAAGGCCTCGGTGTCATAACCGGACAGGGCCAGCCACTGGCTGATCGACTGGCGCATGTCCTTTTCGTCGTCGATGATCGCGATCTTCATGGCGCTTGGCATCTTGTTCTTCTCCGCTGCCAATTATTCTGCGGCCGGCCGTTTGGCCGTCTGCGTGTCTTCAGGTAAGATAGGAAGCTGCATCTCAAATACAGCCCCGCCCGATGCGGCGTTGCGCGCCGTCAGGCGGCCGCCCAAGTCGTTCACGATGCCCGAGGAAATGGCAAGGCCCAGCCCGACCCCCTCGCCCGGCTGCTTGGTCGTGTAGAAGGGCTCGAACAGGTTCTCGATATTCTCGATCCCGATACCGTTGTCTCGCACCGTCAGCACCGCCGTCTCGCCCGCCGCGAGCAGGATGTCGATCGCCGCGTCGGGCACGGTGCGCGTGGCGTCCAGCGCGTTGCGCAGCAGGTTGATCATCACCTGCTCGATCCGGACCCGGTCGCCCATCACCATGACCGGCCCGTCGGGCAATGTGCGGGTGATCTTGACCTGCCGCTGGCGCAGCTGCGGCTCCATCATCGCGAGCGCGGAATTGAGCGCATCGGCCATGTTAACAGGGGCAAGTTCATCCCCGCTCTGCCGGGCATAGGACTTCAGCTGGCGGGTGATCGCGCCCATCCGTTCGATCAGGTCGTCGATCCTCTGGAACGAGGAAAGCGCCTCTTCCGGGCGGTTCCTGTTGAGCAGCAGGCGCGCCCCGGCGAGGTAGGTTTTCATCGCCGCCAGAGGCTGGTTCAGCTCGTGGCTGACCGCCGCCGACATCTCGCCCAACGCGGCCAGTTTCGAGCTTTGCGCAAGGGTCTGTTCGGCCACCGCAAGGTTTTCCTGAACCCGCTGCCGTTCGGCGATTTCCCGCTGCAACCGCATGTTCAATGCGCGAAGCTCCGCCGACTCCTGCTGGAAGACCGCCATCCGGACGGTCGCCTTGCGGTTCAGGAAATAGAAGGCCAGCGCCAGCAGGATGGCGAAGCACATGATTTCCAGCGCGAGGAAGCCGTTCACCTTTTCCCGGACGCTGGCATAGGTCGTGAAACTGGCGATCCGCCAGCCACGGAACGCCACGCGCCCGCCCACGCGCATCACTGCCTCGCCCTGCACATAGGCATCGGGCGGCAGCGTGTTCCAGTCGGCGGTGGCCTGCAGCGCCCGCTGAATGGCGCTCGAGGGCGGCTCCTTGGCCAAAGCCTCGGCCTCTGTCAGCCCGCGCCAGCGCGGCTCGGTCGCCAGGATGATGCGGCCCTCGCTGTCGGTCACGAGCACCGCGTCGGATATCCCGGCCCAGGCGCGTTCGTACTTGCCCAGGCCCACTTCGACGAGGATCACCCCGGCCAGCCCGGCCTGTGTTTCCACCCGGCGCGAATAGAAGAAACGGAACCGGCCCGCATCGTCGCGCAAGATGTTGAAAATGTTGTCCTTCGATCGCGTCGCCTCGATAAACACCGGCGACTCGCGGTAGGATTGCCCGATCGATTCCCGGTCGGTCGACGCCACCACCCGGCCATCCTTGCCCAGAAGCGTGAGCGACGCGGCCGAAATCTCCTCGTTGAACGAGATAAGCCGTTGCGAGGATTGCGAGAAATCGGCGCTGGCCAGTGCCGAGATCAGCGTCGGATCGCGCGACAACAGTTGCGGCACGATGGCGTTCTGCCGGAGCTCGCTCAGAAGGTTACCGCTGTAGAGCACCAGCCGCAGCTCGGCCCTGTTGCGCGTCGTCTCGGTAAAGCGGTCGGTCAGCAGGCTGTTCGTCACCGCCACGGTCGACACCGCCAGAACCACAAGTACGACAAGCGCCAGCCGCGCGCGCCAGCTCAGCGTGCGCAACCGCCCCGCGGGGCGTTCCGGGGGCTCTGTGTCAGGTGACGATGCCATGGGCGTCAGAATACGCCGCCGCAGGCGACGCAACAAGGCCTCACGCGGTCTGCAACTGGTCGACGAGGGTGTTGAACAGGATGCGGCCCTCGGTGTTGCCATGCACCGGGTCGGCCATCCGCTCCGGATGGGGCATCATACCGAGCACGCGGCGGTTCTCCGACAGGATGCCGGCGATGTCCTGAAGCGAACCGTTGGGGTTCTTCACATAGCGGAAGGCCACGCGGTTCTCGTCGTTCAGTTTCTTCAGCGTATCCTCGTCGGCATAGTAGTTGCCGTCGTGATGCGCGATGGGGATGGTGATCGTGTCGCCTTCGCCGTAACCCGCGGTATAGGCGCTGTCGGCCGTTTCCACTTTCAGATCAACGGCTTTGCAGACATACTTCAGCCCGCCATTGCGCAGCAGAACGCCCGGCAGAAGTCCGGTTTCCGTCAGCACCTGGAAACCGTTGCAAATGCCCAGGACATACCCGCCCTTCTCGGCATGGGCGATCACCGACTGGCAGATCGGCGAATTCGCCGCGATGGCCCCGCAGCGCAGGTAGTCGCCAAACGAAAACCCGCCCGGCACGCCGATCACGTCGATGCCCGAGGGCAGCGACGTATCCTTGTGCCAGACCATCGACACCTTGGCACCCGCCTTCTCGAAGGCCACCGCCATGTCGCGGTCACAGTTGGAGCCGGGGAAG from the Roseovarius indicus genome contains:
- the purQ gene encoding phosphoribosylformylglycinamidine synthase subunit PurQ is translated as MHAAVIVFPGSNCDRDMAVAFEKAGAKVSMVWHKDTSLPSGIDVIGVPGGFSFGDYLRCGAIAANSPICQSVIAHAEKGGYVLGICNGFQVLTETGLLPGVLLRNGGLKYVCKAVDLKVETADSAYTAGYGEGDTITIPIAHHDGNYYADEDTLKKLNDENRVAFRYVKNPNGSLQDIAGILSENRRVLGMMPHPERMADPVHGNTEGRILFNTLVDQLQTA
- a CDS encoding sigma-54-dependent transcriptional regulator — its product is MPSAMKIAIIDDEKDMRQSISQWLALSGYDTEAFPSAEEALKVLGPDYPGIVVTDIKMPGMDGMQFLKKLMGTDSSLPVIMITGHGDVPMAVEAMRIGAFDFLEKPFNPDRMNELAKKAANARRMTLDSRALRRELSDGGQLMKKLIGQSPVMERLKEDILDLGQADNHVLIEGETGTGKTLVAHALHAVGARAGKKFVLISCAALEEDALVKRLFGPMNPEDNQLPAVEEARGGTLVLEDIESLSDAAQAKLLTFINDEGAPPETRIVAICNLQEQDRTCEDALRPDLFYRLASLRITVPPLRQRGEDILTLFTRFSDQFAEDYGCDAPQVSAQEAAQLLQAPWPGNVRQLINVAERAVLQARRGSGTIASLLMSDHQDMQPVMTTEGKPLKEYVEAFERMLIDNTMRRHKGSIASVMDELCLPRRTLNEKMAKYGLQRSDYL
- a CDS encoding sensor histidine kinase produces the protein MASSPDTEPPERPAGRLRTLSWRARLALVVLVVLAVSTVAVTNSLLTDRFTETTRNRAELRLVLYSGNLLSELRQNAIVPQLLSRDPTLISALASADFSQSSQRLISFNEEISAASLTLLGKDGRVVASTDRESIGQSYRESPVFIEATRSKDNIFNILRDDAGRFRFFYSRRVETQAGLAGVILVEVGLGKYERAWAGISDAVLVTDSEGRIILATEPRWRGLTEAEALAKEPPSSAIQRALQATADWNTLPPDAYVQGEAVMRVGGRVAFRGWRIASFTTYASVREKVNGFLALEIMCFAILLALAFYFLNRKATVRMAVFQQESAELRALNMRLQREIAERQRVQENLAVAEQTLAQSSKLAALGEMSAAVSHELNQPLAAMKTYLAGARLLLNRNRPEEALSSFQRIDDLIERMGAITRQLKSYARQSGDELAPVNMADALNSALAMMEPQLRQRQVKITRTLPDGPVMVMGDRVRIEQVMINLLRNALDATRTVPDAAIDILLAAGETAVLTVRDNGIGIENIENLFEPFYTTKQPGEGVGLGLAISSGIVNDLGGRLTARNAASGGAVFEMQLPILPEDTQTAKRPAAE